From a single Aricia agestis chromosome 17, ilAriAges1.1, whole genome shotgun sequence genomic region:
- the LOC121735226 gene encoding collagenase-like — MKTILVVLGLALAVAAVPPVPINNDYHTTIGIPEAARIKAAEEAQDFDGARIVGGVHSSLGAFPYLGGLVISLTNGLTSVCGSSLVSNTRLVTAAHCWRTRSNQARQFVVVLGSVQLFFGGTRITTTNVDVHANYNMDNLNNDVAMITISWVNFSNNINRINYATGTNNFAGTWATAAGFGATGDNVGISTNQVMSHVNLQVITNAVCAATFGTNTIIASTLCVSGAGGQSTCGGDSGGPLVANNQLIGITSFGSSLGCARGFPAGFARVTSFASWIQARI, encoded by the exons ATGAAGACTATTCTGGTAGTGCTTGGTTTGGCTCTTGCCGTCGCCGCGGTACCTCCGGTGCCCATCAACAACGACTACCACACGACCATCGGTATCCCCGAGGCAGCCAGGATCAAGGCCGCTGAGGAGGCCCAGGACTTCGATGGAGCCAGAATCGTCGGTGGTGTACATTCGTCCCTCGGAGCTTTCCCTTACCTG GGAGGTTTAGTCATCAGCCTCACAAATGGTCTCACTTCCGTGTGCGGCTCCTCCCTGGTCTCCAACACCAGGCTCGTGACTGCCGCTCACTGCTGGAGGACCAGGAGCAACCAGGCCAGACAGTTCGTCGTCGTCCTCGGCTCCGTCCAACTGTTCTTCGGCGGTACTCGTATCACGACCACCAATGTTGACGTACACGCCAACTACAACATGGACAACCTCAACAACGATGTCGCCATGATCACCATCAGCTGGGTCAACTTCTCCA ACAACATCAACCGCATCAACTACGCCACTGGCACCAACAACTTCGCCGGCACCTGGGCCACCGCCGCTGGATTCGGTGCTACCGGTGACA ATGTCGGAATCTCCACCAACCAAGTGATGAGCCACGTCAATCTCCAAGTGATCACCAACGCCGTGTGCGCTGCCACTTTCGGCACAAACACCATCATCGCCTCCACCCTCTGTGTCAGCGGCGCTGGTGGCCAGAGCACCTGCGGCGGAGACTCCGGCGGTCCCCTTGTCGCCAACAACCAACTG aTCGGTATCACATCTTTCGGCTCCAGCTTGGGTTGTGCTCGTGGCTTCCCCGCCGGTTTCGCCAGAGTTACCTCCTTCGCTTCCTGGATCCAGGCCcgcatttaa